Proteins from one Chitinophaga oryzae genomic window:
- a CDS encoding terpene synthase family protein, translating into MEIPLLVSRFPGMEHPQKNEIIADTKQFFSTEAFDILDENTRQYGDYVAAGALYSIYIYPLGDTRKLKAVARFFAYWALIDDRYFDNSTDLDDIRRLMEQFVAAMEGTSDDERFAPVHAFCSRPDWNEGTLALFRNEMKKYLDGMMRLRIAEVQEQLLTVDEYLRYRHYNIAMWVIFSILYDTQDDLELSTFRHPGFAHIFDCSSRCIAVLLDLYNLKARKAEKSDYTNLLRVMQRAEGLDEDAAIRRCIQLFYDYELEMEEACNKLEADYPREVLYFKYVESGSVRYCTESRKMRYRQLSDADEDLVNGRTVL; encoded by the coding sequence ATGGAAATTCCTTTATTGGTATCCCGTTTTCCCGGGATGGAACACCCTCAGAAAAACGAAATCATCGCCGACACCAAACAGTTTTTCAGCACGGAAGCTTTCGATATTCTCGATGAGAATACGCGGCAATACGGAGACTATGTGGCGGCCGGCGCCCTGTATTCTATTTACATTTACCCGCTGGGAGACACCCGGAAGCTGAAGGCAGTGGCCCGCTTTTTTGCCTACTGGGCGCTGATAGACGATCGGTATTTTGACAATTCCACCGACCTGGACGATATCCGCAGGCTGATGGAGCAGTTTGTAGCAGCGATGGAAGGAACGTCCGACGACGAACGCTTTGCACCGGTGCATGCGTTCTGCTCCCGCCCTGACTGGAACGAAGGGACCCTGGCCCTGTTCAGGAACGAGATGAAGAAATACCTCGACGGTATGATGCGCCTCCGCATAGCAGAAGTACAGGAACAGCTGCTTACGGTGGACGAATACCTCCGTTACCGGCATTATAATATCGCTATGTGGGTCATCTTCTCGATATTGTATGATACGCAGGACGACCTGGAGCTGTCTACCTTCCGGCATCCCGGGTTTGCGCACATTTTCGATTGCTCCAGCAGGTGCATCGCTGTGCTGCTTGACCTGTACAATTTAAAAGCGAGAAAAGCAGAGAAATCCGACTACACCAATCTTCTCCGGGTAATGCAGCGTGCCGAAGGGTTGGACGAAGACGCCGCCATCCGCAGGTGTATCCAGTTGTTTTATGATTATGAGCTGGAGATGGAAGAGGCCTGCAACAAGCTGGAGGCTGATTATCCGCGGGAAGTGCTTTATTTTAAGTACGTAGAGTCCGGCTCTGTCAGGTATTGTACCGAGAGCCGCAAAATGCGGTACCGGCAGCTATCGGACGCCGATGAGGACCTGGTCAACGGCCGGACCGTCCTGTAA
- a CDS encoding putative immunity protein, producing MILPKIRDERFITVRRGGTLSDEDHHLLAIWAVAVAHVAAHELGAAAYAIRAAVAAAPENQKEEARVKERQWQLDQLPGKIRALVVDDQRLRNDICWSVFGN from the coding sequence ATGATCCTTCCTAAAATCAGGGATGAAAGGTTTATTACTGTCCGCCGGGGAGGCACCCTGTCTGATGAAGACCATCATCTGCTGGCCATCTGGGCGGTGGCAGTGGCCCATGTGGCGGCGCATGAACTCGGGGCAGCTGCCTATGCCATCAGGGCTGCTGTGGCTGCAGCGCCGGAAAATCAAAAGGAAGAAGCCCGTGTTAAAGAACGCCAATGGCAACTGGACCAGCTGCCGGGAAAAATCCGGGCCCTCGTGGTCGATGATCAGCGGCTGCGGAATGACATCTGCTGGTCGGTTTTTGGTAACTAA
- a CDS encoding EbsA family protein, with amino-acid sequence MKPQLGFNIVVIGLALLFVALGIYIKSPGVIWIFAACAVIFVLSAFTKSLVIDMDKKEISGRMALIKSGYTIPISAIQHFELYSLRQNFITTNTTLNVYYLKDGKEKSVSLVQGFTARGIQGILNDIEEIIATDGSKG; translated from the coding sequence ATGAAACCCCAGTTAGGGTTCAATATTGTAGTGATAGGACTGGCGCTGCTTTTCGTCGCCCTTGGCATCTACATAAAATCGCCCGGCGTAATATGGATCTTTGCCGCCTGCGCTGTCATCTTTGTCCTGAGTGCTTTTACAAAATCGCTGGTCATCGACATGGACAAAAAAGAGATCAGTGGAAGGATGGCACTGATCAAATCCGGTTATACCATACCGATTTCGGCGATACAACATTTTGAACTGTATTCTCTCCGCCAGAATTTTATTACCACCAATACCACCCTGAACGTATACTACCTGAAGGACGGTAAAGAGAAATCAGTATCCCTGGTGCAAGGGTTTACCGCCAGAGGCATACAGGGTATTTTAAATGACATCGAGGAAATAATCGCAACAGATGGGTCTAAAGGATAA
- a CDS encoding glycoside hydrolase family 43 protein, translating to MNNKLKIAIGCLFATFLVHRTGTAQNQSATYKNPLPIKFGDPYVLQLKGGQYYMYGTGGGAKNGFAAYSSPDLVHWKEEGQVYYAGNRNGWSDSTAAWDGAYWAPEVYAHQGKYYLFYSAQWKNNPGRELENFRIGVAVADSPAGPFTDLTDKPIFDPGYPVIDANVLFDKSGKIYLYYSRCCYKHPVESEVADWARKKGWFDSIEESWVYGVELKPDFSGVVGEPVLLLRPPVKMGDQQTEWESRSVTSKEVNRRWTEGSAIFRKGDTYYMMYSANYFGGKNYAVGYATSKSPLGPFVKAANNPVLQKNNDKGGVVTGTGHNSITWSPDGKEMFCVYHARTLATGDERVVFIDRVKILKDGKLMVEGPTTTPQVAPKRK from the coding sequence ATGAACAACAAGCTAAAAATTGCCATCGGATGCCTCTTTGCCACGTTCCTTGTTCACCGTACCGGAACAGCGCAAAACCAAAGCGCCACCTATAAAAACCCGTTGCCCATAAAATTCGGCGACCCCTATGTGCTGCAGTTAAAGGGCGGCCAGTACTATATGTACGGGACGGGCGGCGGCGCCAAAAACGGCTTTGCCGCTTATTCATCTCCCGACCTGGTCCACTGGAAAGAAGAAGGACAGGTATACTACGCCGGCAACAGGAACGGCTGGAGTGATTCCACCGCCGCCTGGGACGGCGCCTATTGGGCGCCGGAGGTGTATGCCCACCAGGGTAAATACTACCTGTTCTACAGCGCACAATGGAAAAACAATCCTGGCAGGGAACTCGAAAATTTTCGTATAGGTGTAGCCGTTGCCGACAGTCCTGCCGGCCCGTTCACCGACCTAACAGACAAACCCATCTTCGATCCCGGCTATCCTGTCATCGATGCCAACGTGTTATTTGACAAAAGCGGGAAGATTTATCTCTACTATTCCCGCTGCTGTTACAAACATCCGGTAGAAAGCGAAGTGGCTGACTGGGCCCGGAAAAAAGGATGGTTCGACAGTATAGAAGAAAGCTGGGTATACGGAGTGGAACTGAAACCTGATTTCAGCGGCGTTGTCGGGGAACCGGTACTGCTGTTGCGTCCACCGGTAAAAATGGGCGATCAGCAGACAGAATGGGAAAGCCGCTCCGTTACCTCGAAAGAAGTCAACCGCCGCTGGACAGAAGGTTCGGCCATCTTCCGGAAGGGCGATACTTACTACATGATGTACTCCGCCAACTATTTTGGCGGTAAGAACTACGCTGTAGGATATGCCACCTCCAAAAGCCCGCTGGGGCCTTTTGTGAAAGCAGCCAACAATCCGGTATTGCAGAAAAACAATGATAAAGGCGGCGTAGTGACCGGCACAGGGCATAACAGCATCACCTGGTCGCCGGACGGCAAAGAGATGTTTTGCGTATATCACGCCCGTACCCTGGCCACCGGCGATGAACGCGTGGTTTTTATCGACCGGGTGAAGATCTTAAAAGACGGGAAGCTGATGGTAGAAGGACCTACTACCACCCCACAGGTAGCGCCTAAACGAAAATAA
- a CDS encoding PSD1 and planctomycete cytochrome C domain-containing protein, whose product MFQRYVKAAACMLTILTACNHQDTQDQSQEKMPDIVDYNFHVRPILSDKCFACHGPDANKREAGLRLDIADSAYKALRDDPGAHALVPGNPIASVLYQRISTADTSMRMPPPSSNMVLSSFEVKLIEKWIKQGAKYKPHWAFVPPVSPALPQVEDRKWPRNEIDLFTLAQMNEKGLSPNPAADRERLLKRLSLDLTGLPPTLARMERFAKDTSDKGYELMVDELLQDSAYGEKMAVHWMDVARYADSHGYQDDNYRSMWPWRDWVIHAFNKNLSYKDFVTWQLAGDMVPNATREQLLASGFNRNHKITEEGGVIDEEYRIEYVTDRTNTFGKSMLGITLECAHCHDHKYDPFSQKEYYEVFAFFNNVKEIGLESTVGGPETYAKKPYMEITREDLNGILHFINKQDTSRLIVSVMGERDSTRKTFILGRGNYDNPTTEVTPGTPQAILPFSTGSYAANRLGLANWLFDAKNPLTARVFVNQVWQEFFGRGIVKSTGDFGMQGDLPSHPALLDWLATDFVQHGWNIKRLVKQIVMSATYRQSAVISPEKLKADPENVYLSRGPRFRLPAETVRDLVLQSSGLLVPEVGGPSVKPYQPKGLWEMATSGRGQLSTYRQDHGASLYRRGLYTFIKRTVPPPSMMIFDASNRDQCEVKRAATNTPLQALIMLNDPTVLEASRVLASRLLQQNSSGIQQNIQQAFRLIVCRTPQAQETATLLKYYEQQQAYYKQQPANASKLLHHGEYPMATNLDQASWAAMMQVITTIYNLEETLSKT is encoded by the coding sequence ATGTTCCAACGTTATGTAAAAGCAGCTGCCTGCATGCTCACTATCCTTACGGCCTGTAATCACCAGGACACGCAGGACCAGTCGCAGGAAAAGATGCCGGACATCGTGGATTACAACTTCCACGTACGGCCTATCCTGTCCGACAAGTGTTTCGCCTGTCACGGTCCCGACGCCAACAAACGCGAAGCCGGCCTGCGTCTCGACATCGCTGACAGCGCCTATAAAGCCCTGCGGGATGATCCTGGCGCACATGCGCTGGTACCCGGCAATCCCATAGCGTCAGTATTATACCAGCGCATCAGCACCGCCGACACTTCCATGCGTATGCCGCCGCCCTCCAGTAACATGGTACTGAGCAGTTTTGAAGTAAAACTCATTGAGAAATGGATTAAACAGGGCGCTAAATACAAACCCCACTGGGCGTTTGTACCACCGGTATCCCCCGCACTGCCACAGGTAGAAGACCGCAAATGGCCGCGTAACGAGATCGACCTTTTCACGCTGGCACAGATGAATGAAAAAGGGCTCTCGCCAAATCCCGCGGCCGATCGCGAACGGCTGCTGAAGCGCCTCAGTCTGGATCTTACCGGTCTGCCTCCTACGCTCGCCAGGATGGAACGCTTTGCCAAAGACACCAGCGACAAAGGCTATGAGCTGATGGTGGATGAACTGCTGCAGGACAGCGCCTACGGCGAAAAAATGGCCGTCCACTGGATGGATGTGGCGCGTTATGCGGATTCCCATGGTTACCAGGACGACAACTACCGCAGCATGTGGCCCTGGCGCGACTGGGTGATACACGCCTTTAACAAAAATCTCTCCTATAAAGATTTTGTAACCTGGCAACTCGCCGGCGATATGGTCCCTAACGCTACCCGCGAACAGCTGCTGGCATCAGGCTTTAACCGTAACCATAAGATTACGGAAGAAGGTGGCGTCATAGACGAAGAATACCGCATTGAATATGTGACTGACCGCACCAACACCTTCGGTAAAAGTATGCTGGGCATCACGCTTGAATGCGCCCACTGCCACGACCATAAATACGATCCCTTCTCCCAGAAAGAATATTATGAGGTCTTCGCGTTCTTCAACAACGTCAAGGAAATAGGGCTGGAATCCACCGTCGGCGGCCCGGAAACGTATGCTAAAAAACCTTACATGGAGATCACCAGGGAAGATCTCAACGGCATACTGCATTTCATCAACAAACAGGACACGTCCAGGCTGATCGTATCAGTGATGGGCGAAAGAGACAGCACGCGAAAGACCTTTATCCTGGGCCGCGGCAACTACGACAATCCCACCACGGAAGTGACACCGGGCACGCCGCAGGCCATATTACCTTTCAGCACCGGCAGCTACGCCGCCAACAGGCTGGGGCTCGCCAACTGGCTGTTCGATGCGAAGAACCCGCTTACCGCCCGCGTATTCGTCAACCAGGTATGGCAGGAATTTTTTGGCAGGGGCATCGTCAAAAGCACCGGCGACTTTGGCATGCAGGGCGACCTGCCCAGCCACCCTGCGTTGCTGGACTGGCTGGCGACAGATTTCGTGCAGCACGGCTGGAATATTAAAAGACTGGTGAAACAAATCGTGATGTCGGCCACCTACCGGCAGTCAGCCGTCATCTCCCCGGAGAAACTGAAAGCAGATCCGGAGAACGTATATCTATCAAGAGGGCCACGTTTCCGGCTGCCGGCGGAAACCGTACGTGACCTTGTATTACAAAGCAGCGGCCTGCTGGTGCCCGAAGTCGGCGGCCCCAGCGTAAAACCGTACCAACCTAAAGGGCTGTGGGAAATGGCTACCTCCGGCCGCGGACAGCTGTCCACCTACCGCCAGGACCATGGCGCCAGCCTTTACCGCCGCGGGCTGTATACCTTCATCAAAAGAACCGTACCACCGCCATCGATGATGATCTTCGATGCCAGCAACAGGGACCAGTGCGAAGTGAAACGCGCGGCCACCAATACACCGCTGCAAGCGCTCATTATGCTCAACGACCCGACAGTGCTGGAAGCCTCCAGGGTACTGGCCTCCCGCCTGTTGCAACAAAACAGCAGCGGCATACAACAAAACATACAACAGGCTTTCCGCCTGATCGTATGCCGTACGCCGCAGGCACAGGAGACCGCTACCCTGCTGAAATACTATGAACAGCAGCAAGCGTATTATAAACAACAACCGGCCAATGCCTCCAAACTGTTGCACCACGGCGAATATCCCATGGCGACCAATCTGGACCAGGCCTCCTGGGCGGCCATGATGCAGGTGATCACCACTATTTATAACCTGGAAGAAACACTTTCCAAAACATAA
- a CDS encoding DUF1501 domain-containing protein, translated as MKNEFLERHLNMNRRKFLSRLSLGVGSVALGSLLIPDLFGKSSASEAPFIPGMPHFAPKAKRVIYLFQNGAPSQLESFDYKPKLREMMGQELPPSIRMGQRLTGMTAGQSSFPLVGSHYDFQQYGQARAWISDLFPHTAQIVDDICIVRSMFTEAINHDPALTFFQTGAQQGNRASFGSWMSYGLGSENKNLPAFCVLLSRGKGNGQGVYSKLWSNGFLDSIHQGVQFSSGDSPVLYLNNPEGIDMSNRRQMLDQLAALNDQSYKDFGDPEISTKIQQYEMAYRMQTAVPELTDLSKEPDDIIKLYGPECLVPGTFAANCLLARKLSESGVRFVQLYHQGWDQHGNLPNEMAGQAKDVDRASAALITDLKQRGLLDETLVIWGGEFGRTNYCQGKMTADNYGRDHHPRAFSIWMAGGGVKPGIVYGETDEFGYNIVKDPVHVHDFHATVLHLMGLDHEKLTFKHQGRRYRLTDVAGKVIPGLMA; from the coding sequence ATGAAAAACGAATTCCTGGAGCGTCACCTGAATATGAACCGCCGGAAGTTCCTCTCCCGGCTCAGTCTGGGCGTCGGCAGCGTAGCGCTTGGCTCCCTGCTGATACCGGACCTGTTCGGAAAAAGCAGCGCCAGCGAGGCGCCCTTCATCCCCGGCATGCCGCACTTCGCCCCCAAAGCTAAAAGGGTCATTTATTTGTTTCAGAACGGCGCTCCTTCACAGCTGGAGAGCTTCGACTATAAACCCAAACTGCGGGAGATGATGGGCCAGGAACTGCCGCCCTCCATCCGCATGGGACAAAGGCTTACCGGCATGACCGCCGGACAGTCGTCATTCCCGCTGGTAGGTTCTCATTATGACTTCCAACAGTATGGCCAGGCCAGGGCATGGATAAGCGATCTCTTTCCGCATACCGCACAAATAGTAGACGACATCTGCATCGTGCGTTCCATGTTCACCGAAGCCATCAACCACGACCCCGCGCTTACTTTCTTCCAGACGGGCGCACAACAGGGAAACCGCGCCAGCTTTGGCTCCTGGATGAGCTACGGCCTCGGCAGCGAAAACAAAAACCTTCCCGCTTTCTGCGTGCTGCTCTCCCGCGGCAAAGGCAACGGCCAGGGGGTATATTCCAAATTGTGGTCCAACGGGTTCCTCGACAGCATCCACCAGGGAGTGCAATTCAGCAGCGGCGACAGCCCCGTGCTGTACCTCAACAATCCCGAAGGCATCGATATGTCCAACCGCCGACAGATGCTGGACCAGCTGGCAGCACTCAACGATCAGTCCTACAAAGACTTCGGTGATCCGGAGATCAGCACCAAGATCCAGCAGTATGAAATGGCCTACCGTATGCAAACGGCTGTGCCGGAGCTGACCGACCTGTCCAAGGAACCGGACGACATCATCAAACTATATGGCCCGGAATGCCTTGTTCCCGGCACGTTTGCGGCCAACTGCCTGCTGGCGCGCAAGCTCTCCGAAAGCGGCGTGCGTTTCGTACAGCTCTATCACCAGGGATGGGACCAGCACGGTAACCTGCCCAATGAAATGGCCGGACAGGCAAAAGATGTGGACCGCGCCTCCGCCGCGCTTATCACCGATCTGAAACAACGCGGCCTGCTGGATGAAACGCTGGTAATATGGGGCGGTGAATTTGGCCGAACCAACTATTGCCAGGGTAAGATGACCGCAGATAATTATGGCCGCGATCACCACCCACGCGCTTTTTCCATCTGGATGGCCGGCGGTGGCGTAAAGCCGGGCATCGTTTACGGAGAGACAGACGAGTTCGGCTACAATATTGTGAAAGATCCCGTGCACGTACATGATTTCCATGCCACCGTTTTACACCTGATGGGGCTGGACCACGAAAAACTAACATTCAAACACCAGGGCCGCCGCTACCGTCTTACCGATGTGGCCGGGAAAGTCATTCCCGGATTGATGGCCTGA
- a CDS encoding 6-bladed beta-propeller: MERRKFVQSSALLAASFYISRDLFARPKGPVYGHQDMRYTLDTRWGTLDSSRHPVKDCHEMVQDKKGRIILLTNETKNNILVYSKSGKLLDSWGHAFPGAHGLTLANENGTEYLFITDTDKHEVYKTTMDGRIVMTISYPAETGHYKKKEEFVPTETTVTDEGDIYIADGYGAQYVMHYDRQGKLLNTFGGRGEGDAHLDNAHGICVDRRQGAPSLLVTDRTRNCFKRFSMDGKLLEVISLPGACVCRPVIKGDHLYAAVLRSPDMNVSGSGFVTILDKNNKVVSNIGGTAPVYNGQQLQPMQQAEKIFVHPHDVCVDNDDNVYVAQWAAGKVYPYKLRRI, encoded by the coding sequence ATGGAGAGAAGAAAATTCGTACAATCGTCTGCGTTACTAGCCGCCTCTTTTTACATTTCCCGCGACCTGTTTGCCCGTCCCAAAGGACCGGTATACGGCCACCAGGACATGCGTTATACCCTCGACACACGATGGGGCACGCTCGACAGCAGCCGCCATCCGGTGAAGGACTGTCACGAAATGGTGCAGGACAAAAAGGGCCGTATTATCCTGCTCACCAATGAAACGAAGAACAATATCCTCGTTTACAGTAAATCCGGTAAACTGCTGGATTCCTGGGGCCACGCGTTTCCCGGCGCCCACGGGCTGACGCTGGCCAATGAAAACGGTACCGAATACCTGTTCATCACCGACACCGACAAACACGAGGTCTATAAAACCACCATGGACGGCAGGATCGTGATGACGATCAGCTACCCGGCAGAAACAGGGCACTACAAAAAGAAAGAAGAATTCGTTCCTACCGAAACCACCGTTACCGACGAAGGTGATATCTATATCGCTGACGGTTATGGTGCACAGTATGTGATGCATTACGACCGCCAGGGTAAACTGTTAAATACTTTCGGCGGCCGTGGCGAAGGCGATGCTCACCTGGACAATGCCCACGGCATCTGCGTCGACCGTCGCCAGGGCGCTCCTTCCCTGCTGGTGACAGATCGCACCCGTAACTGTTTCAAACGTTTCAGCATGGACGGCAAGCTGCTGGAAGTGATCTCCCTGCCCGGCGCCTGCGTATGCCGCCCCGTGATCAAAGGCGACCATCTCTATGCAGCCGTATTGCGTTCTCCCGATATGAACGTCAGCGGCAGCGGCTTTGTGACCATCCTCGACAAAAACAACAAGGTTGTTTCCAATATCGGCGGCACTGCGCCGGTATACAACGGACAGCAGTTGCAACCCATGCAGCAGGCGGAGAAGATCTTCGTTCACCCGCATGATGTATGTGTAGATAACGATGACAACGTGTACGTGGCCCAATGGGCCGCCGGCAAAGTGTACCCCTATAAACTCAGGAGGATATAA